A region of Kribbella sp. NBC_01245 DNA encodes the following proteins:
- a CDS encoding aldehyde dehydrogenase → MSESLLVVGSAGVAAGGVFVRRSPLDGEVVTTAAAATGEDARRVVEVAGEAFAGWAAVGPTERRALLLKAADALVGMRDEFVKAMAEETGATVGWAEFNVALAAEMVRAAASLTTQISGDVVPSDVPGLLSLAVRRPAGVVLGIAPWNAPVILGVRAIATPLACGNTVVLKGSENCPRTHQLIVEAFRGLPPGVVNYLTNAPADAGEVVEAVIAHPAVKRVNFTGSTKVGRIIAKTCAEYLKPVVLELGGKAPFVVLDDADIPAAVDAAIFGSFSNSGQICMSTERVIVDRTIADEFAEAFARRAEALPVGDPRGDTHVVLGSVIGPETVARCNELLDDAIARGAKLLCGGKAESTLMPATILDHVTPAMRVFREETFGPLKCVVRVDGVEEAVAVANDSEYGLAAAVFGKDLGRAYQVAGRIESGICHVNGPTLHDEAQMPFGGVKGSGLGRFGGQAGVAEFTDLRWITLQTTPRTYPF, encoded by the coding sequence ATGTCCGAGTCGTTGCTGGTGGTTGGTTCGGCCGGGGTTGCAGCGGGTGGGGTGTTTGTGCGGCGGAGTCCGTTGGATGGGGAGGTGGTGACGACGGCGGCTGCGGCGACGGGGGAGGACGCGCGCAGGGTGGTGGAGGTGGCGGGGGAGGCGTTTGCGGGGTGGGCGGCGGTTGGGCCTACTGAGCGGCGGGCGTTGTTGTTGAAGGCGGCTGACGCGTTGGTGGGGATGCGGGATGAGTTTGTGAAGGCGATGGCTGAGGAGACTGGGGCCACGGTGGGGTGGGCCGAGTTCAATGTGGCGTTGGCGGCGGAGATGGTTCGCGCGGCGGCGTCGTTGACTACGCAGATCAGTGGGGACGTTGTGCCGAGCGACGTGCCTGGGTTGTTGTCGTTGGCGGTACGACGGCCGGCGGGCGTGGTGTTGGGGATCGCGCCTTGGAATGCGCCGGTGATTCTTGGGGTGCGGGCGATTGCGACGCCGCTGGCGTGCGGGAATACCGTTGTTTTGAAGGGGTCGGAGAATTGTCCGCGTACGCATCAGCTCATCGTTGAGGCATTCCGGGGGCTGCCGCCAGGCGTGGTGAACTATCTGACGAATGCGCCTGCGGATGCGGGTGAAGTCGTCGAGGCCGTGATCGCGCATCCGGCGGTCAAACGGGTGAACTTCACCGGTTCGACCAAGGTCGGGCGGATCATCGCGAAAACGTGCGCGGAATACCTCAAGCCGGTGGTGCTCGAGCTCGGCGGAAAGGCGCCATTCGTCGTACTGGATGATGCGGATATCCCGGCCGCGGTCGATGCGGCCATCTTCGGGTCGTTCTCGAACAGCGGGCAGATCTGCATGTCGACCGAACGCGTCATCGTCGATCGGACCATCGCGGACGAATTCGCCGAGGCCTTCGCGCGTCGTGCCGAGGCGTTGCCGGTCGGCGATCCCCGCGGCGACACGCACGTCGTACTCGGCTCGGTGATCGGACCCGAGACCGTTGCCCGGTGCAACGAGTTGCTCGATGACGCGATTGCGCGAGGGGCCAAGTTGTTGTGTGGTGGGAAAGCGGAGTCGACGTTGATGCCCGCCACGATCCTGGACCACGTTACGCCGGCCATGCGGGTGTTCCGCGAGGAGACGTTCGGGCCGTTGAAGTGCGTCGTGCGGGTCGACGGCGTTGAGGAAGCGGTGGCCGTTGCGAACGATAGCGAGTACGGCCTGGCGGCAGCGGTGTTCGGGAAGGATCTCGGCCGGGCGTACCAAGTCGCTGGGCGGATCGAATCGGGTATTTGTCATGTGAATGGGCCGACCTTGCACGACGAGGCGCAGATGCCGTTCGGCGGGGTGAAGGGGAGCGGGTTGGGGCGGTTCGGCGGTCAGGCGGGTGTTGCCGAATTCACCGATCTCCGCTGGATCACCTTGCAAACCACGCCTCGCACCTACCCGTTCTGA
- a CDS encoding polysaccharide biosynthesis protein, with protein MPFEPTPTQAPTEPAHSLVKGAGLVGIGMAVMNVAAYGFTLVAVHALAPAQFGALTALLGLVLIGNVASLGLQATGARRIATHTGPGQAVLADSLLKAGRVGGIWLTVLALLATPVTILLLHIDSIVAVALLAPALGLMTVLGAQLGVLQGGEHWRELAIVYAMVGVGRVGLGGLGLMIEPSLVGAMGGIAAGTALPVLAAAFVLRGSTGAQPGEVRQIFHETLRGTHALAAFFVIANADVLLARALMDPDDSGRYAAGVIVAKACLFLPQFVSVVVFPALASDPDDSRRLRNAVKVVAGIGLIAIAGTLLLPDLVVAVVGGEEYAAVGPIAWLFAISGTAYAVLHLVVLAAIARQERYVAMVQWVGLAILTGSVLVILAGGFAVGTAGINALVAMTATCAVGLSVALANGIHRPVQAYPVETA; from the coding sequence ATGCCATTCGAACCAACACCCACGCAAGCACCCACCGAGCCCGCCCACTCTCTCGTCAAGGGCGCGGGACTAGTCGGCATCGGCATGGCGGTGATGAACGTCGCCGCCTACGGGTTCACCCTGGTGGCGGTGCACGCGCTCGCCCCGGCCCAGTTCGGCGCCCTCACCGCGCTGCTCGGCCTCGTCCTGATCGGCAACGTCGCCTCACTCGGCCTGCAGGCCACCGGCGCCCGCCGGATCGCCACCCACACCGGCCCCGGGCAGGCCGTGCTCGCGGACAGCCTGCTCAAGGCCGGCCGCGTCGGCGGGATCTGGCTCACCGTGCTGGCGCTGCTCGCGACCCCCGTGACCATCCTGCTGCTGCACATCGACTCGATCGTCGCCGTGGCGTTGCTCGCCCCGGCCCTCGGCTTGATGACCGTGCTCGGCGCGCAACTCGGCGTACTGCAGGGCGGTGAGCACTGGCGTGAGCTCGCGATCGTGTACGCGATGGTCGGCGTCGGCCGGGTCGGTCTCGGTGGCCTCGGCCTGATGATCGAGCCGTCTCTGGTCGGCGCGATGGGCGGGATCGCGGCCGGTACGGCGCTCCCGGTGCTGGCCGCCGCCTTCGTCCTGCGCGGCTCGACCGGCGCCCAGCCCGGCGAGGTGCGCCAGATCTTCCACGAGACCCTGCGCGGCACCCACGCGCTCGCCGCGTTCTTCGTCATCGCGAACGCCGACGTACTGCTCGCCCGCGCCTTGATGGACCCCGACGACAGCGGGCGGTATGCGGCCGGCGTGATCGTGGCGAAGGCATGTCTGTTCCTGCCGCAGTTCGTCAGCGTCGTGGTCTTCCCCGCGCTCGCGTCCGACCCCGACGACAGCCGCCGCCTGCGCAACGCGGTCAAAGTCGTCGCCGGCATCGGCCTCATAGCCATCGCCGGCACGCTGCTGCTACCGGATCTGGTCGTCGCCGTCGTGGGTGGCGAGGAGTACGCCGCGGTCGGCCCGATCGCCTGGCTGTTCGCCATCTCCGGTACGGCGTATGCCGTCCTCCACCTGGTCGTGCTCGCGGCGATCGCCCGGCAAGAGCGGTACGTCGCGATGGTGCAATGGGTCGGCCTGGCCATCCTCACCGGCAGCGTTTTGGTCATCCTGGCGGGCGGTTTCGCCGTCGGCACGGCCGGGATCAACGCGCTGGTGGCGATGACCGCGACCTGTGCCGTCGGCTTGTCCGTTGCCCTGGCCAACGGCATCCACCGCCCAGTCCAGGCCTATCCCGTCGAAACCGCGTAG